From Nocardioides daedukensis, the proteins below share one genomic window:
- a CDS encoding acyl-CoA dehydrogenase family protein — MSTTREIFDAEHEAFRQSARTFFEKEVAPHHDQWEKDGIVPRDLWLKAGEAGLLCFDVAEEFGGPGVDDFRYNVILSEEQTRAGTSGPGFSVHTDIIVPYLSSLANEEQKKRWLPGCVTGETITAIAMTEPGAGSDLQGIRTSAVDKGDHYVLNGSKTFISNGINADLVIVVARTNPDAGHQGISLLVVERGMEGFERGRNLDKIGLHAQDTAELSFSDVIVPKENLLGEEGSGFISLMMNLPQERLIIAAQAAAACDYMVEICLDYAKTREAFGKPIGKFQNTRFLVAEMATEARITRVFLDDCISRHIKGELDATGASMAKYWATELQNKLVNQAVQLHGGYGYMMEYPVAKAYLDSRISTIYGGTTEIQKEIIGRSLGL; from the coding sequence ATGAGCACCACCCGCGAGATCTTCGACGCCGAGCACGAAGCCTTCCGCCAGAGCGCACGCACCTTCTTCGAGAAGGAGGTCGCCCCGCACCACGACCAGTGGGAGAAGGACGGCATCGTGCCGCGCGACCTGTGGCTCAAGGCCGGCGAGGCCGGTCTGCTCTGCTTCGACGTCGCCGAGGAGTTCGGCGGCCCGGGCGTCGACGACTTCCGCTACAACGTGATCCTCTCCGAGGAGCAGACCCGCGCAGGCACCAGCGGGCCCGGCTTCTCGGTGCACACCGACATCATCGTTCCCTACCTGTCCAGCCTGGCCAACGAGGAGCAGAAGAAGCGCTGGCTCCCCGGTTGCGTGACCGGTGAGACGATCACCGCCATCGCGATGACCGAGCCGGGCGCAGGCAGCGACCTGCAGGGCATCCGCACCTCGGCAGTCGACAAGGGCGACCACTACGTCCTCAACGGCTCCAAGACCTTCATCTCCAACGGCATCAACGCCGACCTGGTCATCGTCGTCGCCCGCACCAACCCCGATGCCGGCCACCAGGGCATCAGCCTGCTCGTCGTCGAGCGCGGTATGGAGGGCTTCGAGCGCGGTCGCAACCTCGACAAGATCGGCCTGCACGCCCAGGACACCGCCGAGCTCTCCTTCAGCGACGTCATCGTGCCCAAGGAGAACCTGCTCGGCGAGGAGGGCTCCGGCTTCATCTCGCTGATGATGAACCTGCCCCAGGAGCGACTGATCATCGCCGCCCAGGCCGCTGCCGCCTGTGACTACATGGTCGAGATCTGCCTGGACTACGCCAAGACCCGTGAGGCGTTCGGCAAGCCGATCGGCAAGTTCCAGAACACCCGCTTCCTGGTTGCCGAGATGGCCACCGAGGCTCGGATCACCCGCGTCTTCCTGGACGACTGCATCTCCAGGCACATCAAGGGCGAGCTCGACGCCACCGGCGCCTCGATGGCGAAGTACTGGGCGACCGAGCTGCAGAACAAGCTGGTCAACCAGGCCGTCCAGCTCCACGGTGGCTACGGCTACATGATGGAATACCCGGTCGCCAAGGCCTACCTGGACTCCCGCATCTCCACCATCTACGGCGGAACGACCGAGATCCAGAAGGAGATCATCGGTCGCTCGCTCGGTCTCTGA
- a CDS encoding succinic semialdehyde dehydrogenase: MTTTITDAPTTDTTTVRPAWVTDELLGSWFDVIARDPEGTESIEAFAPYDESLTATVPASTSADVKAAVAAARRAQRTWDSVPWSSRADVVLRFHDLLVERQSEVLDLIQWEMGKARFSAWQEILQVATIARHYARHGRRYLAPNRVRGAVPGLTKVQEVRVPKGVIGMISPWNYPLYLAVGDVIPALLAGNGVVSKADSQTALTLLWTRRLFAEAGLPTDLWQIVVGPGRVLGDALIDEVDHICFTGSTKTGRSVGTRAGQRLIAASLELGGKNPLIVRADADVAKAAAGTIAAAFGNTGQMCIHVERVIVHEDVFDEFRDALVAGTEALGLGQSFDYSVDVGSLATRAQFDAVVAHVQDAVAKGATVLTGGTARPDLGPFVYEPTVLEGVDESMEVCLEETFGPVVSLYKVSSDDEAIAKANEGTYGLSASIWSKDTAKAFRLAGKVRAGSVNINDGAAAAAGSIEAGMGGMGDSGLGRRHGAEGIRKYTESQTRATQRLVPLGPPPSLGVEKFVNLTNKQLMVLKRLRFR, from the coding sequence ATGACCACGACCATCACCGATGCACCCACCACGGACACCACGACCGTGCGGCCCGCCTGGGTCACCGACGAGCTGCTGGGTTCCTGGTTCGACGTGATCGCGCGCGACCCCGAGGGCACCGAGAGCATCGAGGCGTTCGCGCCATACGACGAGTCGCTCACCGCGACCGTCCCGGCCAGCACCAGTGCCGATGTGAAGGCTGCAGTCGCGGCGGCCCGGCGCGCCCAGCGCACCTGGGACAGCGTGCCGTGGAGCAGTCGTGCCGACGTGGTGCTCCGCTTCCACGACCTGCTCGTCGAGCGTCAGTCCGAGGTGCTCGACCTGATCCAGTGGGAGATGGGCAAGGCCAGGTTCAGCGCCTGGCAGGAGATCCTGCAGGTGGCGACCATCGCCCGTCACTATGCCCGTCACGGACGCCGCTACCTCGCGCCGAACCGGGTGCGCGGTGCCGTCCCGGGGCTGACCAAGGTGCAGGAGGTGCGGGTGCCCAAGGGCGTGATCGGGATGATCTCGCCGTGGAACTATCCGCTCTACCTCGCCGTGGGCGACGTGATCCCGGCGCTGCTGGCTGGCAACGGCGTGGTCAGCAAGGCCGACTCGCAGACCGCCCTGACCCTGCTCTGGACCCGGCGACTGTTCGCCGAGGCCGGCCTGCCCACCGACCTGTGGCAGATCGTGGTCGGTCCGGGGCGCGTGCTCGGCGACGCGCTGATCGACGAGGTCGACCACATCTGCTTCACCGGCTCGACGAAGACCGGCCGCTCGGTCGGCACCCGCGCCGGCCAACGGTTGATCGCCGCCTCGCTGGAGCTCGGTGGCAAGAACCCGCTGATCGTGCGGGCCGATGCCGACGTGGCGAAGGCGGCCGCAGGCACCATCGCCGCGGCGTTCGGCAACACCGGCCAGATGTGCATCCACGTCGAGCGGGTGATCGTGCACGAGGACGTCTTCGACGAGTTCCGTGACGCACTGGTCGCCGGCACCGAGGCACTCGGACTCGGTCAGTCGTTCGACTACTCCGTGGACGTCGGCTCGCTGGCCACCCGTGCCCAGTTCGATGCCGTCGTCGCCCACGTGCAGGACGCCGTCGCCAAGGGCGCAACGGTCCTGACCGGCGGCACCGCTCGCCCGGACCTCGGCCCGTTCGTCTACGAGCCGACCGTGCTCGAGGGCGTCGACGAGTCGATGGAGGTCTGCCTCGAGGAGACCTTCGGCCCGGTCGTCTCGCTCTACAAGGTCTCCTCGGATGACGAGGCGATCGCCAAGGCCAACGAGGGCACCTACGGCCTGTCGGCCAGCATCTGGTCGAAGGACACCGCCAAGGCGTTCCGGTTGGCCGGCAAGGTGCGTGCCGGCTCGGTGAACATCAATGACGGGGCAGCTGCTGCTGCCGGCTCCATCGAGGCCGGCATGGGCGGGATGGGTGACAGCGGCCTGGGTCGACGTCACGGAGCCGAGGGGATCCGCAAGTACACCGAGTCCCAGACCCGCGCGACGCAGCGTCTGGTGCCACTCGGTCCGCCGCCGTCGTTGGGTGTGGAGAAGTTCGTGAACCTGACCAACAAGCAATTGATGGTGCTCAAGCGACTGCGCTTCCGCTGA
- a CDS encoding MCE family protein — MIRRIATAAALCLVMAGGGCSLSLQDVPLPSLVSGPTYEVEAVFESALNLPVDSPVKMDGATVGQVTSVRVEDYAAHVKMKIIEDQPLRAGGRAEIRLTSPMGTAFVELIDGKGENLPEGSVIPLANTTKSPDVADLLASLSVVVTGGSFADIKTIIDEVNIALDQNTGDVRELMGRLNSVVTGLNDHTELFESSLDRIDTVSQQLAEDTPGLVDAVDVLTPAVTAISGQRKELLALLKSVGPLAKSSAELLTSTKTDLVKALQDAGPVLDVLVRSQDTLTRSFRGLIAFGSKTDAASPGDFSNFDLTFLLDPDALNPLPGQTTPKDPDVPDTEDPPGLPDLNLPDLGLPSLDDLLSSLQGLATGGR, encoded by the coding sequence ATGATCCGCCGGATCGCCACAGCGGCGGCGCTCTGCCTGGTCATGGCCGGCGGGGGCTGCTCCTTGAGCCTGCAGGACGTCCCCCTCCCCTCGCTCGTCAGCGGGCCGACCTATGAGGTCGAGGCGGTCTTCGAGAGTGCCCTCAACCTGCCCGTCGACTCGCCCGTGAAGATGGACGGCGCCACCGTCGGCCAGGTGACCTCGGTGAGGGTGGAGGACTACGCGGCACACGTGAAGATGAAGATCATCGAGGACCAACCGCTGCGGGCTGGAGGTCGGGCGGAGATCCGGCTGACCTCGCCGATGGGCACCGCCTTCGTCGAGCTCATCGACGGCAAGGGCGAGAACCTCCCCGAGGGCTCGGTGATCCCGTTGGCCAACACCACGAAGTCACCCGACGTCGCGGACCTGCTCGCGAGCCTCTCGGTGGTCGTCACCGGTGGCAGCTTCGCCGACATCAAGACCATCATCGACGAGGTCAACATCGCCCTCGACCAGAACACCGGTGACGTACGCGAGCTGATGGGGCGCCTCAACAGCGTGGTCACCGGACTCAACGACCACACCGAGCTCTTCGAGAGCAGCCTCGACCGGATCGACACCGTGAGCCAACAGCTGGCCGAGGACACCCCCGGCCTGGTGGATGCGGTCGACGTACTCACCCCGGCGGTCACCGCCATCTCCGGTCAACGCAAGGAGCTCCTCGCTCTGCTGAAGTCCGTCGGCCCGCTGGCGAAGAGCAGCGCCGAGCTGCTCACGTCCACCAAGACCGACCTGGTCAAGGCGCTGCAGGATGCAGGACCCGTGCTGGACGTGCTGGTGCGCAGCCAGGACACGCTGACCAGAAGCTTCCGTGGCCTGATCGCGTTCGGCTCGAAGACCGATGCCGCCTCGCCCGGCGACTTCTCCAACTTCGACCTGACCTTCCTGCTCGACCCGGACGCGCTCAACCCGCTGCCCGGACAGACCACCCCGAAGGACCCCGACGTGCCCGACACCGAGGATCCGCCGGGACTGCCCGACCTGAACCTTCCGGACCTCGGCCTGCCCAGCCTGGACGACTTGCTCAGCTCGTTGCAGGGCCTCGCGACGGGAGGGCGCTGA
- a CDS encoding acyl-CoA dehydrogenase family protein translates to MDFELPETALAVRDGVAAVAKKYDNAYWSKCEEEHRFPTEVFTDLADGGWFGISVPEEYGGGGQGLLELAVANETLCASGGTAGTFFYITTPGFGAMTLTRHGTEEQKQEILPGLAAGRTQFCLALTEPDAGSNAIAISTAARRDGDDWLIKGQKIWISNVENADWMVAVTRTIPAADAKPRTNGFTLFLIDVKEALAAGTLSYTPIPKMGSNILKSSQVFFDDVRVPARNVIGEVDAGFGVLWDVLNPERILAASGGVGSAEAALDVAVAYAKEREVFGRQIGANQGLQFPLAQIKAKAELGRLMTYKAAWLFDQGKPCGNEANVAKLTGAQVAWEAADQAFQTLGGMAYSKEYPIERMFRDARIGKNIPVSEQLVLAHIGTQMLGLPKSY, encoded by the coding sequence ATGGACTTTGAGCTCCCCGAGACCGCGCTGGCGGTCCGCGACGGCGTCGCCGCCGTCGCGAAGAAGTACGACAACGCCTACTGGTCGAAGTGCGAGGAGGAACACCGCTTCCCCACCGAGGTCTTCACCGACCTCGCCGACGGAGGCTGGTTCGGCATCTCGGTGCCCGAGGAGTACGGCGGCGGTGGCCAGGGCCTCCTCGAGCTTGCGGTGGCCAACGAGACGCTGTGCGCCTCGGGCGGAACCGCGGGCACGTTCTTCTACATCACCACGCCGGGCTTCGGTGCGATGACGCTGACCCGTCACGGCACCGAGGAGCAGAAGCAGGAGATCCTGCCGGGCCTCGCCGCCGGTCGCACCCAGTTCTGCCTGGCGCTGACCGAGCCGGACGCCGGCTCCAACGCCATCGCGATCTCGACGGCAGCCCGACGCGACGGTGACGACTGGTTGATCAAGGGCCAGAAGATCTGGATCTCCAACGTGGAGAACGCCGACTGGATGGTTGCGGTCACCCGCACCATCCCGGCAGCCGACGCGAAGCCACGCACCAACGGCTTCACGCTCTTCCTGATCGACGTCAAGGAGGCCCTGGCCGCAGGGACCCTCTCCTACACGCCGATCCCGAAGATGGGCAGCAACATCCTCAAGTCCAGCCAGGTCTTCTTCGACGACGTGCGGGTCCCGGCGCGCAACGTCATCGGCGAGGTCGACGCCGGGTTCGGGGTGCTCTGGGACGTGCTCAACCCCGAGCGCATCCTGGCCGCGTCCGGTGGTGTCGGCTCGGCCGAGGCAGCCCTCGACGTGGCCGTCGCCTATGCCAAGGAGCGAGAGGTCTTCGGCCGCCAGATCGGCGCGAACCAGGGGCTCCAGTTCCCGCTCGCGCAGATCAAGGCCAAGGCCGAGCTCGGTCGTCTGATGACCTACAAGGCGGCCTGGCTCTTCGACCAGGGCAAGCCGTGCGGCAACGAGGCCAACGTCGCCAAGCTGACCGGCGCCCAGGTGGCGTGGGAAGCAGCCGACCAGGCGTTCCAGACGCTGGGCGGGATGGCCTACTCCAAGGAATATCCGATCGAGCGGATGTTCCGTGACGCCCGGATCGGCAAGAACATCCCGGTCTCGGAACAGCTAGTGCTCGCCCACATCGGCACCCAGATGCTCGGACTGCCGAAGAGCTACTGA
- a CDS encoding oxygenase MpaB family protein → MTPAQPTAENAGDIGAHVHGVLALYGGAANVVLQFTRPGVAWGVIESPVESGAVTKHPFKRGRTTLTYIAVALIGTDQDRADYRRYVDEVHRQVRSRPSSPVKYNAFDRDLQLWVAACLHYGYVDTYTRTQGGLDDATRALIHSHSARFGTTLQVPADRWPTDPDAFDDYIETCLDAEFDPEVRDYLVDLMKFRQMPAWFWPAGRFLEFMNTGYLPAPLRAQLGLTWSPRRERIFTQVNRTTGRIVSALPRAARQFPFNYYLWFMRRRIRRGKSPL, encoded by the coding sequence ATGACGCCCGCACAACCCACAGCCGAGAACGCCGGGGACATCGGCGCGCACGTGCACGGTGTCCTGGCCCTCTACGGCGGAGCCGCCAACGTGGTCCTCCAGTTCACCCGCCCGGGCGTGGCCTGGGGCGTCATCGAGTCACCCGTCGAGAGCGGCGCGGTGACCAAGCACCCGTTCAAGCGGGGCCGGACCACGCTCACCTACATCGCGGTCGCCCTGATCGGCACCGATCAGGACCGGGCCGACTACAGGCGGTACGTCGACGAGGTGCACCGACAGGTCCGCTCGCGACCGAGCAGCCCGGTGAAGTACAACGCCTTCGACCGTGACCTCCAGCTCTGGGTCGCGGCCTGTCTCCACTACGGCTACGTCGACACCTACACCCGCACCCAAGGTGGTCTCGACGACGCGACCAGGGCGCTGATCCACAGCCACTCGGCACGGTTCGGGACCACGCTGCAGGTCCCCGCAGACCGGTGGCCCACCGACCCCGACGCGTTCGACGACTACATCGAGACCTGCCTCGACGCCGAGTTCGACCCCGAGGTCCGGGACTACCTCGTCGACCTGATGAAGTTCCGGCAGATGCCCGCCTGGTTCTGGCCGGCCGGCCGGTTCCTCGAGTTCATGAACACCGGCTACCTGCCCGCGCCGCTGCGCGCACAGCTCGGCCTGACGTGGTCCCCGCGCAGGGAGCGCATCTTCACCCAGGTGAACCGTACGACGGGGCGCATTGTCTCCGCACTGCCCAGGGCGGCTCGCCAGTTCCCGTTCAACTACTACCTGTGGTTCATGCGCCGCCGGATCAGGCGAGGCAAGAGCCCCCTCTGA
- a CDS encoding AMP-dependent synthetase/ligase — MTDVITARNAIEESIAGLTLATALQRTAEAFGDQPAYSDKVGITSEDGSGWRTITWREVRESSLDLAAGLVELGVEPGDTVALMASSRTEHVLADLAAVHAGATPMSIYATLSPTQIEYVVGHADPAVVVLEGADQLARWESVLAGGAHNIKKVIVIHDAATPEGELFGSWSALASAGAAYRSANAVEVDARWQGISPNQPVTILYTSGTTGNPKGVVLSHANVLYEAASSTTTAGTETPGITISYLPFAHIAERILGMYVPQFMSGHVHLISDPSLLVGALADVRPTRFFGVPRVWEKIRTGVSARLAAEPDEAKRAGIEQAMAVGLEYVEALQFGNTPSPELTAKFEAMDGAVLGLLRALLGLDRVEWAASAAAPMPEDVARFFAGLGMRIYDVYGMTETSSAITACGPDAFRLGTVGRPLAGIEVKLAEDGEILSRGPVTMTGYHRQDDATRELIDSDGWVHTGDIGELDEDGFLKVVDRKKEMIITSSGKNIAPSNIENYLKESPLVGHALVYGEGRPYVVAVLTLDPEIAPLVAAKFGIEGKGLAELAQDPQILAMVGQAVEAANARLSRPEQVKTWELLPAEWTAESEELTPTLKLKRRVVHTKYSDVLDALYGG; from the coding sequence ATGACCGACGTGATCACCGCCCGCAACGCGATCGAGGAATCGATCGCCGGCCTCACCCTGGCCACCGCCCTGCAGAGGACCGCCGAGGCATTCGGCGACCAGCCGGCCTACTCCGACAAGGTCGGCATCACCAGCGAGGACGGCTCCGGGTGGCGCACGATCACCTGGCGTGAGGTCCGCGAGTCGTCCCTCGACCTGGCCGCTGGCCTGGTCGAGCTGGGGGTGGAGCCCGGCGACACCGTGGCACTGATGGCCTCGAGCCGGACCGAGCACGTGCTCGCCGACCTCGCGGCCGTGCATGCCGGCGCGACCCCGATGTCGATCTATGCGACCCTCTCTCCCACCCAGATCGAGTACGTCGTGGGCCACGCCGACCCGGCTGTGGTGGTGCTCGAGGGCGCCGACCAGCTCGCTCGCTGGGAGAGCGTGCTCGCCGGCGGCGCGCACAACATCAAGAAGGTCATCGTCATCCACGACGCGGCCACCCCCGAGGGCGAGCTGTTCGGGTCCTGGTCGGCACTGGCGAGCGCGGGCGCGGCGTACCGCTCGGCCAACGCCGTCGAGGTCGACGCCCGCTGGCAGGGGATCTCCCCCAACCAGCCGGTCACGATCCTCTACACCTCCGGCACCACCGGCAACCCCAAGGGCGTCGTGCTCAGTCACGCCAACGTGCTCTACGAGGCAGCCAGCTCGACCACGACGGCCGGCACCGAAACGCCGGGGATCACCATCTCCTACCTGCCGTTCGCGCACATCGCCGAGCGCATCCTCGGCATGTACGTCCCGCAGTTCATGAGCGGCCACGTCCACCTGATCTCCGACCCGTCCCTGCTGGTCGGGGCGCTGGCCGACGTGCGTCCCACGCGCTTCTTCGGAGTCCCGCGGGTGTGGGAGAAGATCCGCACCGGTGTCTCCGCCCGCCTGGCCGCCGAGCCTGACGAGGCCAAGCGCGCCGGCATCGAGCAGGCGATGGCGGTCGGGCTCGAATATGTCGAGGCACTCCAGTTCGGCAACACCCCCTCCCCCGAGCTGACCGCGAAGTTCGAGGCGATGGACGGTGCCGTGCTCGGCCTGCTCCGCGCGCTGCTCGGCCTGGACCGGGTCGAGTGGGCGGCCAGTGCCGCTGCCCCGATGCCCGAGGACGTGGCCCGCTTCTTCGCCGGTCTCGGCATGCGCATCTATGACGTCTACGGGATGACCGAGACCTCGTCGGCGATCACCGCCTGCGGTCCGGACGCGTTCCGCCTCGGCACCGTGGGCCGGCCGCTCGCGGGCATCGAGGTCAAGCTCGCCGAGGACGGCGAGATCCTCTCCCGCGGCCCGGTGACCATGACCGGCTACCACCGCCAGGACGACGCCACTCGCGAGCTCATCGACTCCGACGGCTGGGTCCACACCGGTGACATCGGCGAGCTCGACGAGGACGGCTTCCTCAAGGTGGTGGATCGCAAGAAGGAAATGATCATCACCTCCTCGGGCAAGAACATCGCGCCCTCCAACATCGAGAACTACCTCAAGGAGAGCCCGCTGGTCGGGCACGCGCTGGTCTACGGCGAGGGCCGGCCCTACGTCGTGGCCGTGCTGACCCTGGACCCGGAGATCGCTCCGCTGGTCGCCGCCAAGTTCGGCATCGAGGGCAAGGGGCTGGCCGAGCTGGCCCAGGACCCGCAGATCCTCGCCATGGTCGGCCAGGCCGTCGAGGCCGCCAACGCCCGGCTCTCGCGCCCCGAGCAGGTCAAGACCTGGGAGCTGCTGCCGGCCGAGTGGACCGCGGAGTCCGAGGAGCTCACCCCGACCCTCAAGCTCAAGCGCCGCGTGGTGCACACGAAGTACTCCGACGTGCTCGACGCCCTCTACGGCGGGTGA
- a CDS encoding MCE family protein, with protein sequence MRDRLSALKRPLRQMTLPKLTLPRVTLPRVAVAVVLVTLVAALAWWRTSADEPIVITADFKDTTGLYVGNEVVYLGVPIGEVTSIEPGGTTMEVTIEIAPDSEIPAEAGATVLQSSLVTDRYIELGPAYTGGPQLASGAHIEATHTRSPANMDQVVASIDDLVNALNSTTPGGKDVGDLLSVAARTMDGNGARTRDAMVAGEKALRTINNNGDDLTRVSSNLATLTEAIKARDKTIRAFSSDVSTTSTVVAKQRKSITSTIRALDSLTSVVDTFVSKNRKVIGKDLAKSLEITKVIRKRQDSLTEAFDTAPTLAENLTRAYDQRTGRLRVQFNTDTGPLSPSFRNYFCKQLNLPACDLLLNEDGTGALDPLFDLIAGVIPGDIP encoded by the coding sequence ATGCGCGACCGGCTGTCCGCCCTGAAAAGACCCCTGCGGCAGATGACCCTGCCCAAGCTGACCCTGCCCAGAGTGACCCTGCCCAGAGTGGCCGTGGCTGTCGTCCTCGTGACCCTGGTCGCCGCCCTCGCCTGGTGGCGGACCTCAGCCGATGAGCCGATCGTCATCACCGCCGACTTCAAGGACACCACCGGGCTCTACGTCGGCAACGAGGTGGTCTACCTCGGCGTCCCGATCGGTGAGGTGACGTCGATCGAGCCGGGCGGCACCACGATGGAGGTGACCATCGAGATCGCCCCCGACTCCGAGATCCCCGCCGAGGCGGGCGCCACCGTGCTCCAGTCGTCCCTGGTGACCGACCGCTACATCGAGCTCGGCCCGGCCTACACCGGCGGTCCGCAACTGGCGAGCGGGGCCCACATCGAGGCCACGCACACCCGCAGTCCCGCCAACATGGACCAGGTGGTCGCCTCCATCGACGACCTGGTCAATGCGCTGAACTCCACCACTCCCGGAGGCAAGGACGTCGGCGACCTGCTCTCGGTCGCCGCCCGCACGATGGACGGCAACGGCGCCCGCACCCGCGACGCGATGGTGGCCGGCGAGAAGGCACTGCGGACGATCAACAACAACGGCGACGACCTCACCCGGGTGTCGAGCAACCTGGCCACCCTGACCGAGGCGATCAAGGCGCGCGACAAGACGATCCGGGCCTTCTCGAGCGACGTCTCGACCACCAGCACGGTGGTCGCCAAGCAGCGCAAGAGCATCACCTCGACGATCCGGGCCCTGGACTCGCTCACCTCCGTCGTGGACACGTTCGTGTCCAAGAACCGCAAGGTCATCGGCAAGGACCTGGCCAAGTCGCTGGAGATCACCAAGGTGATCCGCAAGCGACAGGACTCCCTCACCGAGGCCTTCGACACCGCCCCCACCCTGGCCGAGAACCTGACCCGCGCCTACGACCAGCGCACCGGACGCCTGCGGGTCCAGTTCAACACCGACACCGGTCCGCTCTCCCCGTCGTTCCGCAACTACTTCTGCAAGCAGCTCAACCTGCCTGCCTGCGACCTCCTGCTCAACGAGGACGGCACCGGGGCACTGGACCCGCTGTTCGATCTCATCGCCGGAGTCATCCCCGGGGACATCCCATGA
- a CDS encoding MlaD family protein — MGYAEVRRRVRIAQILLLAIVVSGTFYVTDIVVGGGLFSSPYRVTVELEGAGGLHGQSTVNYRGQQVGQVKEVRLSPDGVVAEIEIDEGIKVPMDSTFNVRNLSAVGEQYINIEPNTDKGPYLDDGSTVARDRTTLPMPMPQVLADAQSLMKRIDIEDIETIATEADAAFGDGAADLRSLTIEMEQAVDLMLTIEPDMVRTLKAAKVPLSTVKERAGELRTTARNLRAISAEIKRATPVVGHLIATAGPVVADVHELWKETEPVLTDLLSTAGPLAKMSASRVKGLRHWLLWLPGQLDAMAGSTRGGTGRVLLVPKVLKNCDYGIDRRDPHVTTRRTPDSTAKCSSTNPKVGQRGAQNVPIP; from the coding sequence ATGGGGTACGCCGAAGTCCGCAGGCGGGTGCGCATCGCCCAGATCCTGCTCCTCGCCATCGTGGTGTCCGGCACCTTCTATGTCACCGACATCGTCGTCGGCGGCGGGCTGTTCAGCTCGCCCTACCGGGTCACCGTCGAGCTCGAGGGCGCCGGCGGGCTGCACGGCCAGTCCACGGTGAACTACCGCGGCCAGCAGGTCGGCCAGGTGAAGGAGGTCCGGCTCAGCCCCGACGGGGTGGTGGCCGAGATCGAGATCGACGAAGGCATCAAGGTGCCGATGGACAGCACGTTCAACGTCCGCAACCTGTCCGCCGTCGGTGAGCAATACATCAACATCGAGCCGAACACCGACAAGGGCCCCTACCTCGACGACGGCAGCACGGTGGCCCGCGATCGGACCACGCTGCCGATGCCGATGCCGCAGGTGCTCGCCGACGCCCAGTCACTGATGAAGCGCATCGACATCGAGGACATCGAGACGATCGCCACCGAGGCCGACGCGGCATTCGGTGACGGAGCCGCGGACCTGCGCTCGTTGACGATCGAGATGGAGCAGGCCGTCGACCTGATGCTGACGATCGAGCCGGACATGGTGCGCACGCTGAAGGCGGCGAAGGTGCCGCTGAGCACCGTGAAGGAGCGCGCCGGCGAGCTGCGCACCACCGCGCGGAACCTCCGCGCGATCAGTGCCGAGATCAAGCGGGCGACCCCGGTGGTCGGCCACCTGATCGCCACCGCCGGGCCCGTCGTGGCCGACGTGCACGAGCTGTGGAAGGAGACCGAGCCGGTCCTGACCGACCTGCTTTCCACCGCAGGCCCGCTCGCCAAGATGTCCGCCTCCAGGGTCAAAGGCCTGCGGCACTGGCTGCTCTGGCTGCCCGGGCAGCTCGATGCGATGGCTGGCAGCACCCGTGGCGGCACCGGCCGGGTGCTCCTGGTGCCGAAGGTCCTGAAGAACTGTGACTACGGCATCGACCGCAGGGATCCGCACGTGACCACCCGTCGCACCCCGGACTCGACCGCGAAGTGCAGCTCGACGAATCCGAAGGTGGGCCAGCGCGGGGCGCAGAACGTGCCCATCCCCTGA